ACCACTGCTTCCCCTTCTGAGCGTGGTGAACCCAGTAAAGAGGAGGACTTGACCCACTGTGATGAAGCTGTGACTGGTGCAATTTGAATACTCTTGCAGTATAGATTCAACTGCTGCAGGGTTGTGTACAAAAATATACCAAGGGGAGGGTTTTAATGACATGCCTATGACTGTACTGTAATAATACTATTAGTACAAATACAAACGATagtactataataataataataataataataataataatacgcaTTTTACCTGTACGTCCTCATTCTCCAGCTGACTTGAAGTCACTGGCAATGACAGAACTGCAAAAGAAgcaagaaaagcaaaacacgtatcagactgtttttatttcttatttcaataAACGTTAAAGTTCTTCTGttgtgatctctctctctctctctctctcagggagTGTGTTGCCAGTGAtcgctgtctgtttttttccagtggcaGGGACTAAATGTGCCGGAGGTGCAGGTGAAATCCTCTGCGTCTCGCTCCGTTGCTCTGCAGCTGAAGATGTGTTTGGCGCCGCTGTCCTTGGTGCTGAACCCGGGCTGCCACATCCCTTTACGCACATCACACCCCGGACGAAGCCGAAGCATCATCGGCTACTGTAACTTCaggccgagtgtgtgtgtgtgtgtgtgtgtgtgtgtgtgtgtgtgtgtgtgtgtgcgtgtgtgtgtgtgtgtgtgtgtctcttacCGCAGTTGGCCAGCATCGTCAAAACGAGCAGTCCTCTCCCGATCATCTTTGGAGACGCGGCGCGCGGAGCTCTCCAGGaataggaagaaaaacagaattagCGGAGCTTTAATTCAGAAAAGGTTTCGTTGGGAAGGAAGGTCCGGCTGGTTACGGACGCATTCTGGAACGAGAGACTTGGCCGCGTTTCTGGAgagcttcaaaaaaaagaatgaaaataaaataaaagatctcCCGCATGCGTCGGTGAACCGGGAGCTTGCGTCCTCTCCACCAACCCCTCGCCGAGGACAGCGCCCGCCTTTTATAGGACAGCGGTGGCGAGAGGAAGTGACGTCATCCCGCGACGAGCATCACCATCGTACCTGATCGCACCTCGGCGCTCGTCAGGGCGTGGACATCTCTCAGGCACCTCGCAGGAAGTGGACATCTCTCGGGCACCTCGCAGGAAGTGGACATCTCTCAGGCACCTCGCAGGAAGTGGACATCTCTCAGGCACTTCGCAGGAAGTGGACATCTCTCAGGCACCTCGCAGGAAGTGGACATCTCTCGGGCACCTCGCAGGAAGTGGACATCTCTCAGGCACCTCGCAGGAAGTGGACATCTCTCAGGCACTTCGCAGGAAGTGGACATCTCTCAGGCACCTCGCAGGAAGTGGACATCTCTCAGGCACCTCGCAGGAAGTGGACATCTCTCAGGCACCTCGCAGGAAGTGGACATCTCTCAGACACCTCGCAGGAAGTGGACATCTCTCGGGCACCTCGCAGGAAGTGGACATCTCTCGGGCACCTCGCAGGAAGTGGACATCTCTCGGGCACCTCGCAGGGCATGGACATCTCTCGGGCACCTCGCAGGAAGTGGACATCTCTCGGGCACCTCGCAGGAGGTGGACATCTCTCGGGCACCTCGCAGGAAGTGGACATCTCTCGGGCACCTCGCAGGAAGTGGACATCTCTCGGGCACCTCGCAGGAAGTGGACACCTCTCGGGCACCTCGCAGGAAGTTGATTCGATTTGATTTGGAATTTTACACGAGTTTTGAGCCAACACACCAGCTGGCATGAGACATGCAGAGAAGTATGCTGTGGTGCCATTTCctatatgaaataaaagataaaacaagacCAACCAATAGCAAAGGCTATAGAAAGCATTCTTTTAGAAATTGAATCAAACAGGCCTCATTTTGCGAATGAATGCACAGACCGCGTCTCTCCATCACATTGTGTCCTGGGGACGGAGCTGTAtcatcacactgtatccactgATCATGTCTCTTGACGACGGGGATGTGTTGCTAGGTGACAGTTTATTGAAAATTACTGCTGTCATTGTTGTTGCGGTGGCCACTTTGATCATGTGAGCAGGTGGACTGAATAGGAgggggttgggttttttttaaaagagagaaagacatttttcataacCCGGGACATTTCCCCTTCTGCTGAGCagacaagagagaaacacatgTTAGGTTGGGTATTACATAACATTCAATATACAGTAGATCTTCAATTATGCAGATGCTGAGAAGCATAAATGTTAGTGAGGTTACAAAACATATACGTCCCACACAATCATGAGCAGGTGCAGGACGTATCATGAATCCCTGTTGCTCGCCTAAAAGAAAAGATCAAGTCACTATGAGTTGGCGTGATTAGTTACTGTGGCGAAGAGTTATGCCACAGATTTAACTGGAATTCTGCTCCATATAGGAAAAGGGCATTCGGGACTCATGGACCCAGGGTCAGCCTCGAGCCCCGTGGTGGCAGATATGTGAAGGATCTGCTTTGGTCCCGAAACAAATCAGGAAAACTGTCATGATGTGAAAAAGGGAGAAGATAAAATGTGTATTCACGTTGTGCCAGGAATCTGATTGTGACATTAGTAAAGATtgtttttggttcattttttggGGCCATGCAGTTTTTATGAATGAAGTAAGTGTGAGTTGATCATAATTAACTGTCTAATCACACAAACCCATAGTCACGTTTCAAAACGTCTTAATGGTGAACAACAGGGACTCGCGAGACTGTTCAGGctgaattatttcattattctttCTTACTTAACTCATCAAATGACTCACTGAATTAAAAATCCCCTTAATCAAACTAAACAAGTGATGCACTGTTGAGTTGTTTGTTCTGCAACAACATGAAGCTCTTTATGAGGAACAGGGTCATTGTTATGTAAGTCCGACCGCCATATGGTACATCCTCCAactgtttgttctctttctcctcatcgGAGACCCGGGGGCACACGGGCTCACGGGCTCATCTCGTCTTTTCATTTGCTACTGACacattcattaaaaagacaTAACGACAGACAAAGGGGTTTCCGCGGTGCGGGCTCGGACTGTTTGCCGTTTCGAATTTCCTACCGCACCGTCCGCCGAGATCCCAAAGATCTCATTATGCTTTGCGGGGAGACAATAAAGGGCCAATTTGCGTCAGAGCCGGCTCCATATTTGTCCCGTGTAAACCGGCAACGGCCTTGTTTAAACGCGAGGAGGGTATTTTCTTTGAATGCAACAATAGGGTCGTTATGAGGACTGACTGAAGTTCAGCCTGTAGCGACATCCGAGAGGTGGTAGAACATGGGGACAGGAAATACAGAttttacacatgtttttttaactaaaaataCTTACTTAGtgctaatatttaaaaaaaaaatccttttgatCTACTAGGGTTTCTTTCCCcttgaaaatatttgaactaAATAAAGACAATGAAAAGAGGCCTCTCCCATTCAAAGGTGCCTGCATTAGACATGTTGACCGTGAAACaaggttttggaaaaaaacgtCCTATTGTGCTCCATATAATTCAAGCCAGCCAAGCTCATCACACACTGCTTCCATTATCCATTCGAGAGCTAAATTAACATTTCTAAGCGACCCAAAGTAGCCTGAGACGAGCTTAATATAGCTTCCACCTGCCCAGGTAGTTACACTGCTTACACAGTCAATACATGATGTACTGTTCGCTCTGTTTAACCAGGGAGCGGATGAACAGGGGAGTCGATCAAATATCACAGCTTCTtatgctgaatattttttttggtgtacagataaaaacaacaacaacaacgactcTGCTGCTCAGCATTCAGGCACAACATTCAGCGTGTGTTTCTCTCACTGCGGCGTCTGACTTTGCCTCTCCCTTTGCTCAGTGCGTACAAACGCAGGTCGCGGAGGGACCGAGGAGCAGAAGTGggccagcagcagcctgcagacCTGAGGAACAGCCGCGTGACTAAACCGTCTGCGGGTTTGAAAAGTCACAGCTCTCCCCGGAAGGTCTGCGGAGGGTAAGACGGACGACAAACTCTTTTCGACTTTTTAAAACTGCTTTTCGTTGAGCTGATCCGGGCCCTTCGCCCTCTGTGcgttcacacatacagactgtgtgtgttacagtaaaCGAGGTGAACTAAGTCAACCTCCTATTTCAATACATGTGAATGTGATGATTGATGCAATGTGTCACTTCTGTCTTAAAGCTTCTAAGGCTTCCATCGCCAGTGCAACAAAGTAATTGAACATAATGCACCTTGGCAATATCACAAAGGTTTCTGTCTTGCTACTGAGACAGAGAGTAAGTATCCAAGAAAACACTTTCATGGATTAAACATACactcacttcacttttgggcaAAGTCGAATtagtttaatgttttatgtatgaatgtataaatgTCACGTGAACAATGCAAGAAAATCATAACTTGTTCTTTTTGACTGATTACAACATCTGCATTTAATATTTATCGAGTGATACGGTAAAGTTAAATCTGCACCGGGCGAGACACCTGCAGtagattattatgattataagTGTGGAATGAAACATGGATCATTCTCCCGTTCCCGCAGTTTGTGTAAGCGATACTGTAAATCATCCGGGTGCAGTCATGTtagattcaaatttaaaaagcaaaatagaAAACTTTCTACTAAAAAGCCGCTGAACAACAACAAGTAAAAACTCTTCACTCCATCTGCGTCTAAGAATGAAATATTTAGGATGCAGGATTCACTGGCACAGTATCTACAGGGACTTTTTCCAGATCTCAAACACTGCAGTCGTTTCTCTGTGCTGGTTTTCGGGGCCACAGACATGCAATGTTGCAAAGAGCGGCCCACTGACTCTCCTCTGCATGTGAGCCACTGTGGGCGATCACCTGGACAGTGGAGCAGAGACGTGCACATGACAAGAGCCAAGTGGATGTCACACAAGTCCAAGACGTCCAAAACCCACAAGTAGCGAGAGCAGCAAGACGACTGATGACTGAGGAAGAGGCCGGCCAGACCTGGCTGCAATTGGTCGTGTGAAGATGTACGGGTGCTCCTGCAGAGGGACACAGACAAGATGGGATGCTGTAATGACTTTGTGTTGTCAATCTTAGAGCCTGTTAGGGATCGTAAGCTGTTTAATTACACACCAATAGGGACCATTGTCCAGAGTATGACATggattttacatttgatttacaATCATCTGATTTTCATACATTTCACTGTATGAAAGTCAGCCAaccaatattttattcattcaaatttaTTTAATGATCTCCCTCTTGGTCTTGTTTAATATTGTCAGGGACGgttgtgaaaaatatttgttggtgtgtttgagATTTTCTGACAACTGCGACAGACACAAACCCAGAAGGCAGATGATGAGCAAACACGTAGAGACATAGTGAAAATTAGAGAGTGAAATTTAGCAATTTCATAATTAAGATTTTTAACACACTGAAACAGTCCTAGAAGTTTGAACTTCACCAACAGACAAAGATCTCAGAATAGACCCCGAGAGCAACTGCATTCGCATGAGGGCAATACCATATTTTCCACAAAACCATAATGGCAATAAACCGACACGCTCCTGAAAATCATTCAGAACACTCTAATCTAATATTTCCCATTAACAATAGAGATCAGCTGGTGTTTGTTAGGTTTAGCTGCCATTCACAAATGCACATAACCTTTTCAGGTTGATGACGCAGGCGACACGCTGCACCGGTGTCGTAACGCCACTGAGACACCAGGACCTGTCTTACCCTCGGTGGACAGATGAGACTGATGGGGTCGGAGAAACTGCTCACGATCATCTTCCCTCCCTCAGGCTGAAACTGGGaacaggagacggagagatgaggagagattAATTTAGGGAAACACAATGAACTATACTGACAAAAAAGTACTACTATTGCTACAAATGTActactgtacatatattttcTACGGGCtgattgttgacattttgacctCTTGCCATTCAGTTAAACACAAGCAGTGGAAGTCAGTGTTCACCATGTTGTTCCACAGTCCCTTGGCCAGCTCCTCGTGTCCCTTAATGGTGAAGTGGAAGCAGTCGTGAGTGAAGAAGGTCATGTCGATCTTCCCGTTCTgctcagggagaaaaaaacacacacacacacaccggtgagGTTTTGCTGGGTTTCGTGTTGCTGGGCGAGACgagacttctctctctctctctctcattttcagcCTCCTGTTAACAAAGGCAGACGCCACAGCCTGTCACACTCGAGATCCGAACGATTCATCCCCCGAAAAGCAGACACGTCTCTGCTGTGTCGATCATGTTCGTGGCAGATTACCGGGAGGCGGGGAGGGTCGGCGTGTTTGAGGAACGGCTGGAGAACAACAGCGAAGTCGTCCCTGAAGAAACGGTCgctgtccagcagctcctccagtctTTTCTACGGATTGGACGTAACATGACAATCAAATGATCCGGCGCTTTCATTTCTGAAGACAAACATGATAATTACTTGCAGAccactgtgaatgtgtgatgaaCATTGTACATTCCAATGTTTGATTCATAAGGGATAAGAAGCTCAACAGACTCCACGGATTTAATGAAGTTGAAGATATAAACTGTACCTGGAACTCCAGATTGACCTCCACCAGCTCCCGTAGTTCTGGAGACCTGGCGACTGGCTCGATCAGGCACGAACAGAAAGACCTGAATCAGAGTTCAAAACAAAACGAAGGAGCAGAAATTTGAATTAATCAGGATTTGAACTTAAAACATAagacatagaaaaaaaatcaaattatacATATAAACTGTACATCTTCTGCAAGGATCATGTTGGAAACATGTTTAAGATGTATAAAATATTTCGACTACTTTAAAATTCATAGCAATTCATCTACTTCTAAGTTTCCCCTTTTCAGCTCTTTTATTTCGTGTCCTTCTTCACTAAAGGTCAAttctcagtgtttgtgtacttgACCTTTCAGGTACATTCTGATGTCATCAAATCTTGCACAAAGGCATAAATGTCAAACGGAGCAAATAGACACTTCAAACATCCAAATGAGGTAAAAGTAAATAAGCATAACATATTCCTTAATGTTCATGTCGAGGCGGAGAGGCTCACCGCTGCAGCAGGCACCCGGGGGTGGGCTTCTGCACCTCCCTCAGCGTCTGCATGGGCAGGATCTGAACCACGTTCACGATCATACGAGGCACCTGAAGCACAACATGAAGGAGAGGGCGTGTACAGTACATCCCTGAAATTAGGAAGCTATCCAAATacagtctttttcttctttttttttttacctcattcATAAGCATTTCCAAGGAGACGGTCATATAGTGAATGAAGTTGTCCACTGAGAAAAGAGCCTGTGAAGAGACGTGGCGACGCTGCAGAGATTAGTTACATTCTATCAAACAACTTCCCTGCTGAACTCAACTCGGCATGCAGTACAAAAGAGAAGGAGACCTTGTCTTTGCAGTAATCGCAGATGTCATTCATGCCCATGAGAATGGTCAAAAGCTTCCAGTCCTCCTCGAAGTTCAGACCCTGAACAGAGAGACCACAGAGggctcaaaacaaaacaggttcAGGGGGACGTTCCCGCTGTAGGATATTTCAGTtgccaaagaaaataaacttctcCCTCTAGCAACACTGTGCTGTTACATTTGAGGGGGAAACCGGGGGCAGTACCGTACCTCATAACTTCTCAGTGTGTCAATCAAATATCTCGTCTGGCCGGGGAGATTGCTAGAAGGAAAACAGAAGCAACGAGGattcacaaaaaagaaacttaagATACTCCTGTAGAAGATTTTCAGTTCGTGacataaaagtgaaaaatgatctctctggaggaggagggatgttTTCATTCGTTTCCTAATCACTGCAGGTCACTTTAATCCCAAAGTTCATCCCAGTGACGAGGCCTTACAAGGTGTTGTGTCCAGTCACGGCCAGGTTGAAGCCCGTTGCACTGATGTGAGCCTGCATCCCATGCACCGTCTTGCCGGGAGCTGCGCCAACCAGATTGGGATTGAAAAGCTTGATGATgtctaaaaacacacatttggaaacaaataaatacatgaagaaaacatattgtgttttctctttggtCGTCTGTGGGTTCAGGTGGAGCGGAAAAATGTGATTATAAAACATCTTACTTGCCAAAGTAATGACATCCTGAAATGATCCGTAGCCGCCGATACTGTaggaaaacaatatatatattacaaccaagtatttacattcatttgtagctggtgaacagaaaaaaattgcatctttTGAAACAATTTCAACTAACAAAACTATCTATTGAAAACTGAGTATCAATTATATGATGCGGTGTCTGCATGCGGGACAGAGGTACAGGCTTCACACATATATAGAGACGTATCTGTCACCTCCACGACACCTGACGGAACTCGGTAGGAATCCCGAGGACAGTGGTGGCGTTTGCACCTATGGCTGTCTGCAAAAGAAATACACAccctctgagaaaaaaaacatatatttatatataacaaaTGTCCATCCTCCACCTTGCTTCCATTTCAAACTCATTCCACAAATTATGTGACTGTTACTTTGAGCGAGTCAGCGAATTTGTTTGCTAGTGTATTACTAGTGTATCTTAGAAAGTCAACAAAATACCACCTACTGTCAGAGAATCCCCCAAGGCAGCGATGACTTTGATATCTGCCGCCTTCACATATTCAACTGCACCAAAGGgtgggaaggagggatggagatggggagagaaagaaggagcgAGTCAGTCGAATCGGGCGTCGCAACACGTACAGTAGACGAGAGATCGATTTGAATGTGGATTGTGACGGGGGCCGACCTGAtgaggggacagagggagaggggctcATGTCCGGGCACTGGAACACAGGATGCTTGAAGCTCACTGGTCGAGTTTTCTCCGGAAACtcctgaagaaataaaaatggtCAATTATGTCCATCATTTTAGCAGATGATTAAATGCTGTACATTATAGAAGTCGCAGCTGTGAAGCAAATCTATCTTGGcctttgtttcttcctttcaggattaaaaacaaacaaacaacaacaaccctgtgTTGCTCGtgtctttagtgtgtgtgctgtgcttGTTCTGCACATACTCAGGATGCCTCCACGTGCTTTTGGTCAGTGGTCCCCCTCCTGGGACTCTGCCTCTTATCTTTCAAAGTAGGTTACCAACTGTCACGCTAATTGTTTtgaagttttcattttgtacagttgtgcttttttttcttcttctaaataataaataaatgggtCAATCAGGGCCTTTTGGTCACGAGTTGAGCACACTCAATGAAGTTTAACTGAAGCACAAAACTGAATCAGCTGACAAGATGTCCTGAGAATTAgattttttcattgtttaaagATACCATATTCATGTCCAGTGATAAAACCAGGAGTCAACAGTACAGTACCTTGGTGAGGGCCTCCTTGCTGTAGTGTCGTATCCCCTGCTCATACTCCCACCACCAGTCATTGCCTTAGAGAGACAGATTATTTCCAGTGGCCATTTCAGACTTTTCAAATGACCCCACAAATCAAcacttttcaatttcaatttaacATACTTTTCCTTTGACATCATTCACAGGACAAAAACAGGTTCCCGGCCAGTCTGAACTTTGGTTGTCCATATTTGTACTAAACCTAAATGTTGATTTGAAACTTAAATCCCAAAATAAAGGGAActagtctgaaaaaaaaaaaagggccccTTGTCAGAGGCTGCTGTAACAATAAATATAGGCACACTGCCTCACGTGTGCTCTGCCCCCATGCTTGTTCTAGCACTTACCTTTGACAGTGCAGGACACGAGCACACATGTTGCCACGGCGATGCAGAGCCGCTCCATCGCAGTGTTGCAGGCCAGTCAATGGGTCGCCCCTACGCACTGCACAATGTGATGCtcgttttttgtcatttttgtctcGCCCACACTCCAGCGCTGAGTGACAACCTGCCGATCCAGTGACGCCCGGCTTGACACAATACCTTGTGTTGCGTTTCTTTTTAAGGCACATCAGGTCagtggtaaaaagaaaaaaaaaaaaattgacagccACAATATCTCTTTCCATGTTTCCTCTATTACGAGATTTGAGCTACAAACAGATTTTAACAAAattcaagtcaaaaaaaaaacgacaaccaCTAAATATCCACGtatcatttattaatttctttacAAACTTGTATTTTTTGCGATGATAAAAATCCAGTCTTCTCGACCGTCTTcatgagtttttttattttggacagaCTGTGGCTGTGAGTGTGGGGATCAATGCATGAACGCAGGCGTATTAATTTCAGTGAAACAGTTTGGAAtaatttcttctcctttttgacTTCAAACACTAAATTTACTGGCTGATAGATCCTCCATAATTCTAACGAGCAAAAATGGACATTAGAGAATAAACTTGCATGTGGATAATTTAGCTTCTAATCTTGTTTGGATAAATACCATAAAGCCAGACTTCCAGGGCTTCATTTGTTTCTCCATCGCCGACACAGATTCCATCTGAGCTGAGAAGTGTGAGCAGAGCACAGAGCTCCAGCTTGATCTTTTGTGAGGGGGTGGAAATTCTCAcaacagctgaaaaaaaaaaaagaagaaagttccTTCTTCTAAAGTGGAAACGATCCAACAACCCAGAGTTGAAAGCGCTAGTGTCTGCGAGGCTGTTCCAGTTTCTGCCtcggctcacacacacaaggcttaATGAACTACAAGGAAGGAGGAAAGTATTTAAACTCCAtccaaaaaaatataacaaatcgAGGCATGATGATGGAAAAAAGATCACACCAGTGTACAGCACTTTgcccaaaaaaaccctgctctcTGCTTTCTTTCACTGgactgtgtgtatctgtttttaatgacatttgctCTTTAAAATGGATTTTGAAAAAGGCTGAGCTCTCTGCTTTCACTACACTTGGAGAGCGAAAGACTGAGAACTGGATCCGCCTCAGAGATTTTGGTGACAGCTGAGTTCTACCCGACGTCGGCAGCTCCTAGGTTTCTGTCACAttgaaaaacataataataacataaaacatCAACCTGTGtccttaaaatgaaataatttatcaAACAAGCATCAAATCCAGCATTTCTACCAACCACTCAACATATTTCTTGTTCTTACACTGGTGACATAACATGGCGTTAGTACATTTTAGCACTGTAACTAATTCTGAAGGAATAAAAACTGTCTTTCTTTGTGAATTGCAGGTAGGCGGAGGTCCTGACCTGACAATAtgttaatcaaaaaaataacGAATGACTGCAGAGTTGCAATGCAAAACTTGTTCACTTACTggatgtatgaaaaaaataaagaccaGAAAAACATGCACCACCATGACTTCTTTTAGCAAATAAAATGATCttagttcacatttttttgactaaattttctttttctgcccaTAATTAGGATTGAAACAGTTCAACTGAGtgtaatttcataaaaaaagaaagaagaaatgaaagtgtGAAGAAACTAATGCACATCCATCTGTTCAGCAAAATGCTTTTGATCTGGTAACTGCAGGACTATTTCCAAGGTGAGGACACGAGTGCCTCTTGCAGTATCCTGAGTCACAGACTAACAAGTCCCAAGTCTGTGTTATCTATTATCCATCCTTTCAGCGGTCTGTTCTGCAGCACTGTCCATAAACACCTCCACTGCCTCGCTCTAAGCACACGACCAGTATATTCTAAATGGAGAGAGGAAGTTGTGCGACTGAGCAGTCCAGCAGCGATCTTAAGTCTTGATTCAGCGTGTGGAGGGGAGCGGGCCGAGTGGGAGAGCTGCTCAAACTAGCAGAAATTCAGCATGTAAGCAGCAGCTGTTCCACGCATGGGGCTGACACAGCTTCCGTCTGTCTGTTCCTGCCCTCGCTCCGTCTGGCTTcctctcactgctgctgctcctcttcctcctgggCCGGGCCCTGGCCCTGTGCTTCTCCCTGACCCTGGGTCTCGGCCTGTGGCTGTTCCTGAGGTGGCCTGGGAGGGGGTGCTGGGGCAGGGGCCGGAGGACGAGGCGGCACTATGATTTGGTGTTGGCGCTGTCGGTAGGCGATGACTGTGCCTAGGAGCAGGGCGATGACGGTCATAAGGTAGAGGTCCCACTCGGGGCCCAGAAGCTGGTCCAAGTCCACCTGAGAAACAAGCTCCTTCAACTGTGAGGATCCGAAACGGGCagagaatgaaaataaagaagcTTTTAACTTGCTCGAATTATAGTTCAAAGCCACACTGTCACAGCTCTAGTTTGATAATTGAGGAGGTACTTACGTTAAAATCCTGCAGGTACTGAAGTGTGTAAACCAGGCCAAGCTTACACAGAGCCAGGAAAACTGGGACCTGGGCATCGGGACTGGCCTCAGCAGCCATGTCATAGAAGCGCTTGGCCAAATGGATGTCCTGCAGGAAACAAATGGAACAATTCTGAATTACAAATAGGTCTGTGCGTCTTTGGATTTGAGACTAGCAACTACATTAACGACATTCTGCATTTATAGAGCAATATCACTGAGTGCAAATAAATCTAATGTTGAGAGCAAGCTGATTTTCACGACGCCCACCTGCTTGATGCCCAGGCCTTTCTCGTGCATGTAGCCCAGGTTGAACATGGCCTGTgcgctgtgctgctgctctgatgcCAGTCTGTAGTGGATGACGGCTGTCTCGTAGTCCACATCTGTCCCGTAGCCATAGAAGTGATAGTCCCCGAGCTTTATCCTCGCCACAGTGTAACCTGGGAGACGATGATATGCATCAATTTAGCCGGCCAGTTTTCCTTTGGTATATCAGTCAACCAAAGATTAGATTCGCAACAGAGAAGAAATACTAAACATAAATCTTGCGCAGACAGTTGAGTGTATGGACTCACCTTGTGCAGCAGCTCTTGTCCAGTGGAGCAAAGCGCGAGGGTAGGTCTCATTTTCACTGAAGATCTTTGCCCCTTCTGTTTGTAACAATCCACAATAACACATAATCAAGGGTGAGAATATAATTTTGTTCCCCCCCAAAGTTTTTGTAGTTAACAGtactttggaaaatgtgtttttcttactCTGGTCCAGGACGAAGGCCACGTTGCTCTGGGCGACCTCGTAGCC
This sequence is a window from Scophthalmus maximus strain ysfricsl-2021 chromosome 18, ASM2237912v1, whole genome shotgun sequence. Protein-coding genes within it:
- the si:dkey-177p2.18 gene encoding phospholipase B1, membrane-associated, translated to MERLCIAVATCVLVSCTVKGNDWWWEYEQGIRHYSKEALTKEFPEKTRPVSFKHPVFQCPDMSPSPSVPSSVEYVKAADIKVIAALGDSLTTAIGANATTVLGIPTEFRQVSWSIGGYGSFQDVITLANIIKLFNPNLVGAAPGKTVHGMQAHISATGFNLAVTGHNTFNLPGQTRYLIDTLRSYEGLNFEEDWKLLTILMGMNDICDYCKDKALFSVDNFIHYMTVSLEMLMNEVPRMIVNVVQILPMQTLREVQKPTPGCLLQRSFCSCLIEPVARSPELRELVEVNLEFQKRLEELLDSDRFFRDDFAVVLQPFLKHADPPRLPNGKIDMTFFTHDCFHFTIKGHEELAKGLWNNMFQPEGGKMIVSSFSDPISLICPPREHPYIFTRPIAARSGRPLPQSSVVLLLSLLVGFGRLGLV